ATTCGCGAAATTCAAGAAACAAAAAGATTAGTCGCAGCTTCAAAAGAACAAAGCTTTTTCCAATCATTTAGAAGTTTATTTAGCCGAACAAAACAAGAAAAAACAAATGAATAATATATTTTTCCTATATAAAATAAAAAGTTACCTTTCATCGGTAACTTTTATTCCTTATTTCTTACAGCTGGCAATATAATAATCGCTTCAGTCCCTTTTCCACTTTCGCTTTTATATTCCAGTGTACCATTATGCGCTTGTAAAATACTAAATGTTACCATAAGCCCTAATCCTGTCCCTTTTTCTTTTAAAGAATAATACGGTTGTCCTAGCCTTGCTAATTGTTCTTTCGTCATTCCAACGCCACTATCTTTAACTCTTATTACAATCGTTTCATCTTTTTGCATAGCCGTTACTTTTAAATATCCTTTATTTCCTTGTATTGCTTCAATACCATTTTTAACAACATTCATAATAGCTTGCTTCAATTTTGTCTTATCACCGATCGTATAAAGACTTTCTGAAATCTCAACTTGCAAATATACACCTTGCATCGCTGCAAATGATGACATAAGAGTTGTCATTTCTATTAATTGAGCTGATAGGCAAATATGTTCTTTCTTCTCAATTTGTGGCCTTGCTAAATTCAAATAATCTGAAATAATTTGTTCTGCCCGGTCCAATTCAGCTAATACGAGACGCATATAATCCTTATTCTTCACATCTTCTGTACTTTCTAGCAATTGAATAAAACCACGAACAACGGTGAGCGGGTTTCGAACCTCATGTGCAACACTTGCTGCTAACTCACTTACAATATTAAGCTTTTCTGACTTTTGCATCTCCGTACGCAGTATTGCATTTTCATTTAAATATTCTGTTAAGTACACCTGAAATACCATTGTCATGACCATAATAAGCGAAGCAAATATATATCCGCTATATACGTGGGAAACATACGGTGTGAACCCCGTTTCTAACAGAACGTTAATCATGCCGATCACTAAAGAAACAAGTACGTACAATGATGAAATCATAAATGCCAAAATTAGCTTCTTATCCCTTGAAAATAACGACCATTTCTTTGATAAAAATAATGGAACTATCAATAGAAATATTACTTCTATGACTGGAAGAAGGTTTATTCCTTTTAGCGTCCATTCATATGCAACAAAAATAACGGCCGGGAGTAAACCAACAATCCCACCATATAGAAAACCACTAACAATCGGGATTGGGTGAAAGTTATACCCACAAACATCACCAAAACAAATAGAGTATGTCATGGAGAGAACGAGTGTAATGCTAGATAAAAACATAATAAAGTAGCGGTTCGGCTTCGGAGGCATTTCTTGATA
This Bacillus paramycoides DNA region includes the following protein-coding sequences:
- the kinB gene encoding sporulation sensor histidine kinase KinB, whose amino-acid sequence is MELIRDLMIQIAIIILPLFLYEAIRLNRYQEMPPKPNRYFIMFLSSITLVLSMTYSICFGDVCGYNFHPIPIVSGFLYGGIVGLLPAVIFVAYEWTLKGINLLPVIEVIFLLIVPLFLSKKWSLFSRDKKLILAFMISSLYVLVSLVIGMINVLLETGFTPYVSHVYSGYIFASLIMVMTMVFQVYLTEYLNENAILRTEMQKSEKLNIVSELAASVAHEVRNPLTVVRGFIQLLESTEDVKNKDYMRLVLAELDRAEQIISDYLNLARPQIEKKEHICLSAQLIEMTTLMSSFAAMQGVYLQVEISESLYTIGDKTKLKQAIMNVVKNGIEAIQGNKGYLKVTAMQKDETIVIRVKDSGVGMTKEQLARLGQPYYSLKEKGTGLGLMVTFSILQAHNGTLEYKSESGKGTEAIIILPAVRNKE